The following proteins are encoded in a genomic region of Corylus avellana chromosome ca4, CavTom2PMs-1.0:
- the LOC132177101 gene encoding disease resistance protein RPV1-like → MAAQTPSSRPSKPRWNHDVFLSFRGEDTRKNFTDHLYTALVHAGIHTFRDDDELPRGKHISTQLLKAIQGSRISIVVFSKDYASSRWCLDELVEIIHCKNTIGQILLPVFYDVNPSDVRKQTGTLAKAFARHENRFQAEMERVHKWRAALTEAANYSGWDLQNMANGYESRFIEKIVEEIVCKVSQAFLHVATHPVGIHSRVEKMKTLLNLGTSEVCIVGMYGMGGIGKTTIAKALYNEICHEFEGSSFLFNIKEISEQPNGLIHLQEQLLYDILKKKIWKISNVDGGINLIEKRFCHKRVLVVLDDVHHLKQLNSLVGNFELFGQGSRVIVTTRDEHLLTELGVNKKYKVEELNLEESLQLFSWHAFRMAHPIEDYLKLSIGVVGYVGGLPLAIEVLGSYLSGRSIIEWKSALEKLQKIPHKQIQKILRISFDSLEDDALKDIFLDIACFFIGTNKEYVTKVLDGCGFFPNIGMNILIQRSLLIVNGRKELRMHDLIRDMGREIVREMSPKDPGKRSRLWFHKDVLDVLNKHLGSEAIEGLNLNLPTLEDVELKTEAFANMKNLRLLQIDGAYLTGCYEHLSKELRWLHWHKCPLKFLDANFHLENLVILDMEHSNVKQVWKEIKILNKLKVLNLKGSACLTQSPNFLGVPHLEMLILECCTSLVEVHESIGHLKKLVLLNLQGCKKLKNLPESISNLESLETLNLSNCIKIDKLPKQLGNMVALTELLADGTTIKQLPYSFGLLKNLKIVSLSGCKEQSSKSWMSCFLSWISLKCWKPKNLLPTSVSGLCSLTKLNLNDCNLFEDGIPIDLGSLSSLEELNLSRNNFRSLPHCIGRLPKLDILLLNECTSLQSILELPASLSTLYASGCSSLQRLPNVPNQERLLAYFHLESCDSLAYDFKKNLLQYLSKCGGYRGILLPGGEVPNWFSHKTIGSSISFQIPSLPKGQIKGFFVCAVYAPTAEETTPMFVIPSIYINSRTFGRLSHFIYEIHKDHSCLSYIPVSLLEAEIASGMELKIDCEVRGDFEVKKCGMHLLVDEPNAIDEYIDSDTSGDCMMDMVSAKRGRDDNEAGPSNDSSDDEKCPKRSRIFDSEA, encoded by the exons ATGGCTGCTCAAACCCCTTCATCACGACCTTCCAAACCTCGTTGGAATCATGACGtcttcttgagttttagaggtgAAGATACTCGTAAAAACTTCACTGATCACCTCTATACTGCCTTAGTGCATGCCGGAATTCACACTTTTCGAGATGACGACGAGCTTCCTAGAGGAAAACACATTTCTACACAACTGCTTAAAGCTATTCAAGGATCAAGAATATCTATTGTCGTTTTCTCTAAAGACTATGCTTCTTCTCGTTGGTGCCTTGATGAGCTTGTGGAGATCATTCACTGTAAGAATACCATTGGCCAAATTCTTCTTCCTGTATTTTATGACGTGAACCCCTCGGATGTGCGGAAACAAACCGGAACTTTAGCCAAAGCATTTGCTAGGCATGAAAACCGGTTTCAAGCGGAGATGGAGCGGGTGCACAAGTGGAGAGCAGCTCTTACTGAAGCTGCAAACTATTCTGGCTGGGATCTTCAGAATATGGCAAATGG GTATGAATCAAGGTTCATTGAGAAGATTGTTGAAGAAATTGTGTGTAAAGTGAGCCAAGCTTTCTTGCATGTTGCCACACACCCTGTAGGAATACATTCTCGTGTTGAAAAGATGAAAACCTTATTAAATCTTGGAACTAGTGAAGTTTGCATTGTGGGCATGTATGGGATGGGTGGAATAGGTAAAACAACAATAGCAAAAGCTCTCTATAACGAAATATGCCATGAATTTGAAGGAAGCAGCTTTCTATTCaatattaaagaaatttcaGAACAACCAAATGGTTTGATTCATTTACAAGAACAACTTCTTTATGATATCTTGAAAAAGAAGATTTGGAAGATTAGCAATGTTGATGGAGGAATAAATTTGATTGAGAAAAGATTTTGTCACAAAAGAGTTCTTGTTGTTCTTGATGATGTACATCATTTAAAACAACTTAATTCATTAGTTGGAAACTTTGAATTGTTTGGCCAAGGAAGTAGAGTCATTGTAACAACTAGAGATGAACATTTGCTAACTGAGCTAggagtaaataaaaaatataaggttGAAGAATTGAATCTTGAGGAGTCCCTTCAACTTTTTAGTTGGCATGCATTCAGGATGGCACATCCAATAGAAGATTACCTAAAGCTTTCTATTGGTGTAGTTGGTTATGTTGGAGGACTTCCATTAGCTATTGAAGTTTTGGGTTCTTACCTATCGGGAAGAAGTATTAttgaatggaaaagtgcattggaaaaattacaaaaaattcctcacaaacaaattcaaaaaatactcAGAATAAGTTTTGATTCACTAGAGGATGATGCACTGAAGGACATATTCCTTGATATAGCATGTTTTTTTATCGGTACAAACAAAGAATATGTCACCAAAGTTCTCGATGGTTGTGGTTTCTTTCCAAATATTGGTATGAACATTCTCATTCAAAGGTCCCTCTTGATAGTTAATGGAAGAAAGGAGTTGAGGATGCATGATTTGATTCGAGATATGGGAAGGGAGATTGTTCGCGAAATGTCACCCAAAGATCCAGGAAAACGTAGTAGATTATGGTTTCACAAGGATGTCTTGGATGTACTCAACAAACATCTG GGATCAGAAGCAATAGAGGGTCTCAACCTAAATCTACCTACACTTGAAGATGTAGAGTTGAAAACTGAAGCATTtgcaaatatgaaaaatttaagaTTGCTCCAAATTGATGGTGCATATCTCACAGGATGTTATGAACACCTTTCCAAAGAGTTAAGATGGCTTCACTGGCATAAGTGCCCTCTGAAATTTCTAGACGCAAATTTTCATTTAGAGAACCTTGTTATCCTCGACATGGAGCATAGTAATGTCAAACAAGTTTGGAAGGAGATCAAA ATACTCAACAAGTTAAAAGTTCTTAATCTCAAAGGTTCTGCATGTCTCACTCAATCACCAAACTTCTTAGGAGTCCCACATTTGGAGATGTTGATACTTGAATGTTGCACAAGCTTGGTTGAGGTACATGAATCCATTGGGCATTTGAAAAAgcttgttttattgaatttacaAGGATGCAAGAAGTTGAAGAATCTTCCAGAAAGCATTTCTAACTTAGAATCTTTAGAGACTCTTAACTTATCAAACTGTATAAAAATTGACAAGTTACCAAAACAGTTGGGGAATATGGTTGCATTAACGGAGCTCCTTGCAGATGGAACTACTATTAAGCAACTCCCATACTCCTTTGGTCTTTTGAAGAACCTCAAAATTGTATCATTATCTGGATGTAAAGAGCAATCCTCAAAATCTTGGATGTCATGTTTCTTGTCATGGATATCACTAAAATGCTGGAAACCCAAAAATTTGTTACCAACTTCTGTCTCTGGATTATGTTCTTTGACAAAACTTAATCTCAATGATTGCAATTTGTTTGAAGATGGGATTCCTATTGATCTTGGGAGTTTATCTTCACTCGAAGAATTGAATTTATCAAGAAACAATTTCCGTAGCTTGCCTCATTGCATCGGTCGCCTTCCTAAATTAGATATACTTCTGTTGAATGAGTGTACAAGTCTCCAATCAATTTTAGAACTTCCTGCAAGTTTAAGCACCTTGTATGCAAGTGGCTGCTCATCATTACAGAGACTCCCAAATGTGCCAAACCAGGAAAGATTATTGGCATATTTTCACTTGGAAAGTTGCGACAGTCTAGCATATGATTTCAAGAAGAATCTTCTCCag TACCTTTCCAAGTGTGGTGGGTATCGTGGCATTTTGCTCCCGGGTGGTGAGGTTCCAAATTGGTTCAGCCACAAGACAATTGGATCTTCGATATCCTTTCAAATACCTTCACTTCCAAAGGGTCAAATCAAGGGGTTTTTTGTTTGTGCTGTTTATGCACCCACAGCAGAAGAAACAACGCCCATGTTCGTCATACCCTCTATTTACATCAACAGCCGCACTTTTGGGAGACTCTCCCATTTCATTTATGAAATCCATAAAGATCATTCCTGTCTAAGCTATATACCTGTTTCACTTCTTGAAGCTGAAATAGCAAGTGGAATGGAATTAAAGATAGACTGCGAGGTTAGGGGAGACTTTGAAGTGAAGAAGTGTGGGATGCACCTACTAGTTGATGAGCCAAATGCAATAGATGAATACATCGATTCTGATACTTCTGGGGATTGTATGATGGATATGGTGTCCGCCAAGAGAGGTCGTGATGACAATGAGGCCGGACCAAGCAATGACTCGTCTGATGATGAAAAGTGCCCTAAAAGATCAAGGATCTTTGATTCTGAAGCCTAA
- the LOC132177103 gene encoding disease resistance protein RPV1-like, translated as MAAQTLSSPSKPRWNHDVFLSFRGEDTRKNFTDHLYTALVHAGIRTFRDDDELPRGKHISTELLKAIQGSRISIVVFSKDYASSRWCLDELVEILHCKNTIGQTLLPIFFDVNPSDVRKQTGTLAEAFARHEDRFQAEMERVHKWRAALTEAANYSGWDLQNVANGYESRFIEKIVEEVLCEVNNACLDIAKHPISIDYRTKKMKALLNLGTSDVHIIGIYGMGGIGKTTLAKAVYNQIYNGFEGSSCLLNIKEISEQPNGLVHLQEQLLFDVLKTKNLKIANVDRGINLIKERFRCKRVLVILDDVDHLKQLNSLAGSSEWFGPGSRVILTTRDEHLLTQLGVHGKYKVEELNHEESLQLFSWHAFRMAHPIEDYHELSIGVVNYVGGLPLALEILGSYLSGRSIIEWKNALKKLQKYPHHQIQKILRMSFDSLDDDTVKNTFLDIACFFVGMDKDYAIKIFDGCGFFPEIGINILIQRSLVTINDKNELRMHDLIRDMGREIVRERSSNDLGKSSRLWFHDDVLHVLNKQMGSEAVEGLILNLSLLEDVHFKTEAFAKMKNLRLLQINGVNLSGNYKHLSDGLRWLCWHKCPLKFLPANFRLESLVILDMQNSSVKQVWKEIKILNKLKVLNLRNSKYLTKTPNFLQVPILEMLILEGCTSLVELHESIGNLERLVLLNLEGCQNLRNLPRSTSNLKSLETLNLSGCLKLDMLPEQLGNMMALTELHADRIAIMQLPTSFGHLKNLEIVSLSGCKGQSSKSWLSRFSSWISPKSSINPTHLLPASISGLCSLRRLVLNECNLFEDGIPIDLGSLSSLEELDLGRNNFLNLPHCISRLPKLRTLWLTKCTSLQSISELPASLTSLHATDCASIETLSISSNLKGPPTFFLTNCQKLVEIQGLESLEFGPFIHMEQCNNLAYDFKRSLLQCLCKRDELELRAIFLPGSEVPNWFSHQGIGCSISFEVPPLSEGEIRGLLVCAVYAAKKESNEITSAPFMKIRNKSRGHEDIFRPTFYAIPITCEDHSCVCHIPLKRYEFEMESGEEMEVYIISQEDIEVKKCGIHLLCDDSNLRDDGYVSMDMVSAKRGRDDNEAAGPSNDCSNDEEKCPKRSRMESEAQE; from the exons ATGGCTGCTCAAACCCTTTCATCACCTTCCAAACCTCGTTGGAATCACGACgttttcttgagttttagaggtgAAGATACTCGTAAAAACTTTACCGATCACCTCTATACCGCCTTAGTGCATGCCGGAATTCGCACCTTCCGAGATGACGACGAGCTTCCCAGAGGAAAGCACATCTCTACAGAACTGCTAAAAGCTATTCAAGGATCAAGAATTTCTATTGTCGTTTTCTCCAAAGACTATGCTTCTTCCCGCTGGTGCCTTGATGAGCTTGTGGAGATCCTGCACTGTAAAAATACCATAGGCCAAACTCTTCTTCCTATATTTTTTGATGTGAACCCTTCCGATGTGCGAAAACAAACTGGAACTTTAGCCGAAGCATTTGCTCGGCATGAAGACCGGTTTCAAGCGGAGATGGAGAGGGTGCACAAGTGGAGAGCAGCTCTTACTGAAGCTGCAAACTATTCCGGCTGGGATCTCCAAAACGTTGCAAAtgg GTACGAATCAAGGTTCATCgagaaaattgttgaagaaGTTTTGTGTGAAGTGAACAATGCTTGCTTGGATATTGCCAAACATCCAATAAGTATAGATTACCGTACTAAAAAGATGAAAGCTTTATTAAATCTTGGAACAAGTGATGTTCACATTATAGGCATCTATGGCATGGGTGGAATTGGTAAAACAACTTTAGCTAAAGCTGTTTATAACCAAATATATAATGGGTTTGAAGGAAGTAGttgtcttttaaatattaaagaaatttcaGAGCAACCCAATGGTTTAGTTCATTTACAAGAACAACTTCTTTTTGATGTCTTAAAAACCAAGAACTTGAAGATTGCCAATGTTGATAGAGGAATCAATTTGATTAAGGAAAGATTCCGTTGTAAAAGAGTTCTtgttattcttgatgatgtggatcacTTGAAACAACTCAATTCATTAGCTGGAAGCTCTGAATGGTTTGGTCCAGGAAGTAGAGTCATTTTAACAACTCGAGATGAACATTTGCTAACTCAACTTGGAGTACATGGAAAATATAAGGTTGAGGAATTGAATCATGAGGAATCTCTTCAACTttttagttggcatgcctttagGATGGCTCATCCAATAGAAGATTACCATGAGCTTTCAATTGGTGTAGTTAATTATGTGGGAGGGCTTCCATTAGCTCTTGAAATTTTGGGTTCCTATCTATCAGGAAGAAGCATTATTGAATGGAAAAATgcattgaaaaaattacaaaaatatcctCACCACCAGATTCAGAAAATACTTAGAATGAGCTTTGATTCACTAGATGATGATACTGTAAAGAACACATTCCTTGATATTGCGTGTTTCTTTGTTGGTATGGACAAAGATTATGccatcaaaatatttgatggtTGTGGTTTTTTTCCTGAAATTGGTATTAATATTCTTATTCAAAGATCTCTTGTGACAATCAATGACAAAAATGAGTTGAGAATGCATGATCTAATTCGAGATATGGGAAGGGAGATTGTTCGTGAACGGTCATCCAACGATCTAGGAAAAAGTAGCAGATTATGGTTTCATGATGATGTCTTACACGTGCTTAACAAACAAATG GGATCAGAAGCAGTGGAGGGTCTCATTTTAAATCTATCTCTACTTGAAGATGTACATTTTAAAACCGAAGCATTTGCAAAGATGAAAAATTTGAGACTGCTACAAATCAATGGTGTAAATCTCTCAGGAAACTATAAACATCTTTCTGATGGGCTAAGATGGCTTTGTTGGCATAAGTGTCCTCTAAAATTTCTACCAGCAAATTTTCGTTTAGAAAGCCTTGTCATCCTTGACATGCAGAATAGTAGCGTCAAACAAGTTTGGAAGGAGATCAAA ATACTCAACAAGTTGAAAGTCCTTAATCTCCGCAATTCCAAATATCTCACCAAGACACCAAACTTCTTACAAGTCCCAATTCTGGAGATGCTAATACTTGAAGGTTGTACAAGTTTAGTTGAGCTTCACGAGTCCATTGGAAATCTAGAAAGACTTGTTTTGCTGAATTTAGAAGGATGCCAGAACTTAAGGAATCTTCCAAGAAGTACTTCTAACTTAAAATCTCTTGAAACTCTAAACTTGTCTGGCTGCTTAAAACTTGACATGCTACCAGAACAATTGGGGAATATGATGGCTCTAACGGAATTGCATGCAGACAGAATTGCTATTATGCAACTCCCTACCTCCTTTGGTCATTTGAAGAATCTCGAAATTGTGTCATTATCTGGATGTAAAGGACAATCTTCAAAATCTTGGTTATCACGGTTCTCATCGTGGATATCCCCAAAAAGCTCCATTAATCCAACACATTTGCTCCCGGCTTCCATTTCTGGACTATGCTCTTTGAGAAGACTAGTTCTCAACGAGTGCAATCTGTTTGAAGATGGGATTCCAATTGATCTTGGGAGTTTATCTTCACTCGAGGAGTTGGATTTAGGAAGAAACAATTTCCTTAATCTACCTCATTGTATCAGCCGCCTTCCTAAATTAAGGACATTGTGGTTGACTAAGTGCACGAGTCTTCAATCAATTTCAGAACTCCCCGCAAGTTTAACGAGCTTGCATGCAACAGACTGCGCATCAATAGAAACACTCTCAATTTCGTCAAACTTGAAAGGGCCACCTACATTTTTCCTTACTAACTGTCAGAAATTGGTTGAGATTCAGGGATTGGAGAGTTTGGAATTTGGACCATTTATTCACATGGAACAGTGCAACAATCTAGCATATGATTTTAAGAGGAGTCTTCTTCAG tgTTTGTGCAAGCGTGACGAGCTTGAGCTTCGTGCCATTTTCCTCCCTGGTAGTGAGGTTCCAAATTGGTTCAGTCATCAGGGAATTGGATGCTCTATATCCTTTGAGGTACCTCCACTTTCAGAAGGTGAAATCCGGGGGCTGCTCGTTTGCGCTGTCTATGCAGCCAAGAAAGAATCCAATGAGATAACTTCTGCTCCTTTCATGAAAATCAGAAATAAAAGTAGAGGCCACGAAGATATTTTTAGGCCAACATTCTATGCCATCCCTATAACCTGTGAAGATCATTCCTGTGTCTGCCATATACCACTTAAAAGATATGAATTTGAGATGGAAAGTGGAGAGGAAATGGAGGTGTACATCATATCTCAGGAAGACATTGAAGTGAAGAAGTGTGGAATTCATCTACTATGTGATGACTCAAATTTAAGAGATGATGGATATGTAAGTATGGATATGGTGTCTGCTAAGAGAGGTCGAGATGACAATGAGGCTGCAGGACCAAGCAATGATTGTTCTAATGATGAAGAAAAGTGCCCTAAAAGGTCCAGGATGGAGTCTGAAGCACAAGAATGA